Below is a genomic region from Catenuloplanes atrovinosus.
CAGCTGGAGCAGCGTCTCCGGCACCAGGTGGTCGGAGTGGCCGTGCGTGATCAGCACGTAGTCGATGAAGTCCGGCAGGTCGTTGTAGGTGTACCGGCCGGTCGCGCCGGTGTCCGCGCTGATGAACGGGTCCGTCATGATGGTCACGTCGGGCGTCTGCATCAGCAGGCAGGCGTGGCCCCAGTAGCGGATTCGGGCACCGGCCGCGACGTGCCGGTCCGAGGCCAGCGCGGACTCCGGCACCAGCAGGCGGGAGAGCTGCGCCGCCTGCGCGTCGTCGAGCTCCAGCGCCTCGCGGAGCGCGCCCGGCGTGGTGGGCCGGACCCGGGACCGGAACAGCGCCTCCAGGCCGGGGTGGTGGAACGGGATGGAGAGCTCCAGCACGTCCGGCGAGGGCAGCCGCGGCGTGCTCATCACGAACGGCCGCTCGATCCCGGTCTCCACCGAGATCTGCACCGACTGACGGTCCTCGGTGTACGCCTTGCTCTTGTAGACCAGCGGCTCCTGGAAGTGCATCGAGGGCGCGTTGTTGGTGTCGTAGGTGACCTCCACCAGGCCGGCCAGCTCCGCGGGCAGCTTGGGGTAGAGCGGCCGGAGGTCGTACCCGGTCGCCTCCGCCAGCACCAGCTTCTCCGCCTCCGCGATCGCCTCGGCGAACCGGATCATGTCGGCGCGGTCCCGCCGGATGGTGGCGAGCAGCGCCGCCACCTCGTCGGCGCGCTTGTCGTCGACGTTGATGAAGAACCCGCCGCGGAACTTCGGGTCGCGGCTGCCCCGGAAGTGCCACTCCGGCGCCTGGAGGTAGGACTCCATCATCGGGATCAGCCGGTTGGCCAGCGTCATGGTGGCCATGACCGGCGCCGTCGCGTACATCGAGGCGTAGAACCGGTCGACCAGCGGCTCGATGATGGTGTTGGGCCGGAGGAACACGTGCTCGTCGCTCATTCTCACTCCTTGTGATCGAATAGTGGGCTGTCCGCACCGGAGGACACGCCGGCGATCAGGTCCACGAACGACTCCGCCGCGGCGTGCTCGCTGTTCGTGACCTCCCTGGCCCGCTGGAAGTACGAATCCGCGGGCGCGTCCGTCCCGTGGAAGGACGCCAGGACGCCGGTGACGGCCGCGTACTCGCGGCGGTACCGCGTCTCGAACTCGGTCAGCGCGGTCTTCTCGTCCACGCCGCCCGCGAGCACGCCGCCGACCGACCGCGCCGCGAGCACCGCGCCGTAGGTCGCCAGGTGCACGCCGGAGGAGAGCACCGGGTCGACGGCGCACGCGGCGTCGCCGGCCAGGATCACCCCGGGCCGCCAGAACGACGTGCGCTCGTAGGAGGAGACCTCGGTGACCCGCAGCCTCCCGTACCCGCCGGCCCGCACCCGCGACGCCTCGGCCAGCAGCCGCGCGACGACCGGGCACTCGGCGATCAGCGCCGCGAAGAACGCCTCCCGATCGCCCTCGGCCGGCACCGCCGACCCGGGCGGCAGCACCGCGCCGACGCTGCACAGCCCGCCGATGATCTGGGTGTACCAGAACCAGCCGCCGCCGAAGGCCGCGATCAGGTTCCCCTCGTACGGCGCCGGCTCCGGGCACCGTCCGAAGTAGCCGGACACCGCCGTTCCGCGCGGCAGGCCGGGGTGCGGCCGGACCGCGCCGACGCCGGCGTCCAGCGGGCCCTCCCCGCCCGTGGCATCCACCACGAACCGCGCACGCACCGCGCGGCCGGCACCGTCCGGGCCGGTGTAGCGCAGGCCGGATGCCCGGCCGTCGCCCTCGGTCACGCCGGTGGCCGTGCACCCCTCACGCACCTCGACGCCCCGCCGCCGCGCGTTGCGCAGCAGCATCTCGTCGAACCGTGCCCGCTGGACCTGGTACCCGAACGACGTCTGCGCGGTCAGCCGCGGCGAGTCGGCGAACGAGTACGTCCACGGCTCCGGATCGGTGCCCCAGCGGAAGGCGCCGCCCCGGCTCACCGTGAAGTCGGACGCCGCCAGCTCGCCGGTGAGGCCGAGCATCCGGCACACGCCGTGCACGGTGGCCGGCGGCAGCGTCTCGCCGAGCCGGTACCGGGGGAAGACCTCCTTCTCCAGCAGCAGCACCCGATGGCCGTCCATGGCCACCAGCGTCGCCACCGTCGCGCCGGCCGGCCCGCCGCCGGCCACCACCACGTCGAACTCCTCCACCGGCATCTCCACCATCCCCGTCCGCCGCCCGCTACCAGGTGACCGGCAACCGGTCCGGGCTGTCGATGAACGCCCGCCGGAGCCGTACCGAGTCGGCGGGCACGGCCAGGCTCAGCCCGGGGAACCGCCGCCACAGGCTCTGGTAAGCCATGCGCAGCACCGCGCGCGCCACCGCCGCACCGATGCAGTGGTGGATGCCGTGCCCGAACGCCAGGTGCGGGGCCGCGGCACGGCTCGCGTCCAGCGTGTTCGGCTCCGGCGTGAGCGCCTCGTCCCGGTTCGCCATCAGGATCGAGCAGAGGACCATGTCCCCGGCCCTGATCAGCTGCCCGTCCACGACCACGTCCCGGACGGCCATCCGCGGCGTCGGCTGCTGGATCGCGGACAGGTACCGCAGCAACTCGTTGACCAGCCGGTCCGCCTCCTCGCGGCCGGCGAAGAGCAGTCGCCGCTGGCCGGGATTCTCCAGCAGCGCCAGGATGCCGTAGCCGAGCATCCCCGCGACGCTCTCGACGCCGCCGAGGACGAGCGCGGTGCACACGCCCTTCAGCTCCTCGTCGGTGACGTCCGCACCGTGCTCGCGCACCAGCATGCCGATGAACCCCTCGTCCGGGTCCTTCCGCTGCGCGGTGATGAGCTTGTTCAGGTACCGGTTGAACGCCGCGCTGTCCGCCGCCCGGGCCTTGTACCCGCGGCTGAGATCGACGTTCTGCCGGACCCGCCGGATGAACTCGGTCCGGTCGTCGCGCGGGATGCCGAGCAGCTCGCACAGGGTGCCGCCGCCGACCGGGTCGGCGAACAGCACCTGCACGTCCGCGGGCGGGCCCTCGGCCTCCACCTCGTCGAGGCACTCGTCGATCAGCGCCTGGATCGCGGGCTCCAGGCGGCGGATGCGCCGTACCGTGAACTCCGGGGTCAGCATCCGCCGCAGGCGGGTGTGTTCCGGCGGATCGTAGGCGCCGATCTGCCCGACCACCTCCGGCGGAACGGGCACGCCCTCGCCGCCGGCCGGTTCCGCGTCGGACACCCGCGGCCGCGTCGAGAAGTTCTCGTGGTCGCCGATGATCCGCCGTACGACGTCGTAGCCCATCGCCTGCCAGACGTAGTCCCTGCCGGTCTGGGTGATCGCGCCGCCGGTGATCCGGATCAGCGGACCGTGCGCCCGGAGGGCGAACATGTCCTCGTGCGGGTCGCAGCCGGTCCGCCGCATGTACTTCGCGGACGGCTCCACCAGCGGCGCGGCCTCGTCGACGTCGGGTTCCATGGCGGGCCGGCTCACGCGGGACGGTAGGGCAGCCACTTCATCCCGTCGGGCGAGACCACCAGCCCGCCGGGGAAGATCGGCAGCTCGGGTTCGGCGTCCGCGCCCAGCACGGCCTTCATCTGCACCTGGCCGCCCTCCTGCATCACCTGCTTGACCACGTGCGACTTGAACATCGGCACCATGTTGCCGTCGTCGCTGGAGGCCATCTGGTCCACGGCCGCGGCGAACTCGGCGCTGCGCTCGGCGATCCGGCCGGACGCGGCCAGCGCGGCCTCGCCGGAGGAGACGCCGCCGATCAACTCCACGAACGACTCCAGCTCGGTGCGCTTGTTGTTGGTGACCTTCTTGGCCTGCCAGAAGTACGACTCCTCGTTCACGTTCATCTCGTAGAACGACACGAGGAACTCGTAGAACACCCCGTACTCGCGGCGGTACCGCGCCTCGAACTCGGTCAGCGCGGTCTTCTCGTCCAGGTCGTCCGCGAGCACGCTGTTGATCGAGCGGGCGGCCAGCAGCGCGCTGTACGTCGCCAGGTGCACGCCGGAGGAGAACACCGGGTCCACGAAGCACGCGGCGTCGCCGACCAGGATCATGCCGGGCCGCCAGAAGCTCGTCTGGTGGTACGAGTAGTCCTTGCGCACGCGCAGTTCGCCGTACCGCCCGGTGGTGATCCGGCGCGCGTCCGCCAGGTACTCGGAGATCAGCGGGCACTCCGCGATCAGCGCCTTCAGCGCCTGCTCCCGGTCGCCCTGGATCTTGTCCGCGTCCTCCCGGCGCACCACCGCGCCGACGCTGGTCATCGTGTCGCTGAGCGGGATGTACCAGAACCAGCCGCTGTCGAACGCGACGCTGAGGATGTTGCCCGAGTACGGCGCGGGCAGCCGCTTGCCGTTCTCGAAGTAGCCGAACAGCGCCAGGCTGCGGAAGAACTCCGAGTAGTTCCGGGTGCCGCCGACGCTGTTGTAGAGCCGGCTCTTGTTGCCGGACGCGTCGACCACGAACCGGGCGTACACCTCGCGCTCCGCGCCGTCCGGGTCGGTGTAGCGCAGGCCGGTCACCCGCTCGTCACCCTCGATCACGC
It encodes:
- a CDS encoding MBL fold metallo-hydrolase, whose amino-acid sequence is MSDEHVFLRPNTIIEPLVDRFYASMYATAPVMATMTLANRLIPMMESYLQAPEWHFRGSRDPKFRGGFFINVDDKRADEVAALLATIRRDRADMIRFAEAIAEAEKLVLAEATGYDLRPLYPKLPAELAGLVEVTYDTNNAPSMHFQEPLVYKSKAYTEDRQSVQISVETGIERPFVMSTPRLPSPDVLELSIPFHHPGLEALFRSRVRPTTPGALREALELDDAQAAQLSRLLVPESALASDRHVAAGARIRYWGHACLLMQTPDVTIMTDPFISADTGATGRYTYNDLPDFIDYVLITHGHSDHLVPETLLQLRGRVGTFIVPRSSRGNLPDPSLALYLRSYGLPAIEVNDFDEVEFPGGKIVATPFFGEHADLDIRAKSTYFVRLGGKSIFVGADSSGVDPVLYRYVRAHLGRVDIAFIGMECDGAPLSWQYQPYLTKALPKKMAETRKMSGSDAAQAAEIVTELGAEEAYIYAMGEESWLGHVMATSYNEDSYQLQQIAKFETWCANKGVKFAHLLDQHEWNWSQP
- a CDS encoding FAD-dependent oxidoreductase, whose protein sequence is MEEFDVVVAGGGPAGATVATLVAMDGHRVLLLEKEVFPRYRLGETLPPATVHGVCRMLGLTGELAASDFTVSRGGAFRWGTDPEPWTYSFADSPRLTAQTSFGYQVQRARFDEMLLRNARRRGVEVREGCTATGVTEGDGRASGLRYTGPDGAGRAVRARFVVDATGGEGPLDAGVGAVRPHPGLPRGTAVSGYFGRCPEPAPYEGNLIAAFGGGWFWYTQIIGGLCSVGAVLPPGSAVPAEGDREAFFAALIAECPVVARLLAEASRVRAGGYGRLRVTEVSSYERTSFWRPGVILAGDAACAVDPVLSSGVHLATYGAVLAARSVGGVLAGGVDEKTALTEFETRYRREYAAVTGVLASFHGTDAPADSYFQRAREVTNSEHAAAESFVDLIAGVSSGADSPLFDHKE
- a CDS encoding cytochrome P450; its protein translation is MEPDVDEAAPLVEPSAKYMRRTGCDPHEDMFALRAHGPLIRITGGAITQTGRDYVWQAMGYDVVRRIIGDHENFSTRPRVSDAEPAGGEGVPVPPEVVGQIGAYDPPEHTRLRRMLTPEFTVRRIRRLEPAIQALIDECLDEVEAEGPPADVQVLFADPVGGGTLCELLGIPRDDRTEFIRRVRQNVDLSRGYKARAADSAAFNRYLNKLITAQRKDPDEGFIGMLVREHGADVTDEELKGVCTALVLGGVESVAGMLGYGILALLENPGQRRLLFAGREEADRLVNELLRYLSAIQQPTPRMAVRDVVVDGQLIRAGDMVLCSILMANRDEALTPEPNTLDASRAAAPHLAFGHGIHHCIGAAVARAVLRMAYQSLWRRFPGLSLAVPADSVRLRRAFIDSPDRLPVTW
- a CDS encoding tryptophan halogenase family protein, whose protein sequence is MPVEEFDVVVAGGGPAGSTLAALVAMQGHRVLLLEKEVFPRYQIGESLLPSTVHGVCRMLGVTEELAEAGFPIKRGGTFRWGARPEPWTFSFAVSPKMTGPTSFAYQVERARFDEILLRNARRKGVEVREGRAVTGVIEGDERVTGLRYTDPDGAEREVYARFVVDASGNKSRLYNSVGGTRNYSEFFRSLALFGYFENGKRLPAPYSGNILSVAFDSGWFWYIPLSDTMTSVGAVVRREDADKIQGDREQALKALIAECPLISEYLADARRITTGRYGELRVRKDYSYHQTSFWRPGMILVGDAACFVDPVFSSGVHLATYSALLAARSINSVLADDLDEKTALTEFEARYRREYGVFYEFLVSFYEMNVNEESYFWQAKKVTNNKRTELESFVELIGGVSSGEAALAASGRIAERSAEFAAAVDQMASSDDGNMVPMFKSHVVKQVMQEGGQVQMKAVLGADAEPELPIFPGGLVVSPDGMKWLPYRPA